Proteins encoded together in one Impatiens glandulifera chromosome 1, dImpGla2.1, whole genome shotgun sequence window:
- the LOC124919905 gene encoding subtilisin inhibitor CLSI-I-like encodes MAEEQKNPETTINEEGPKKTSWPEVVGLTADEAEKKIIKDMLCFTEVHLKDQPVFCDYCDKRVRIFVDSDGKVAYTPHVG; translated from the exons ATGGCGGAGGAGCAGAAGAACCCAGAAACCACGATTAATGAAGAAG GTCCTAAGAAAACATCATGGCCGGAAGTAGTCGGACTCACCGCCGACGAAGCGgagaagaaaataataaaagacaTGCTATGCTTTACTGAAGTACATCTTAAAGATCAACCCGTCTTTTGCGATTACTGCGATAAAAGGGTTCGAATCTTCGTTGATTCCGACGGAAAAGTTGCCTACACTCCTCACGTCGGCTGA
- the LOC124919270 gene encoding subtilisin inhibitor CLSI-I-like: protein MAEEQKNPEITIHEEAGPKKTSWPEVFRLTADEAVKKIKEDMPTAHTVVLPYGRPVTCDYRNYRVRIFVNSTGKVASIPHIG, encoded by the exons ATGGCGGAGGAGCAGAAGAACCCAGAAATCACGATTCATGAAGAAG CAGGTCCTAAGAAAACATCATGGCCGGAAGTATTCAGACTCACCGCCGATGAAGCggtgaagaaaataaaagaagacaTGCCAACTGCTCATACTGTTGTGCTTCCTTACGGTCGCCCCGTCACTTGTGATTACCGCAATTATAGGGTTCGAATCTTCGTTAATTCCACCGGAAAAGTTGCCAGCATTCCTCATATCGGCTGA